Proteins found in one Pectobacterium atrosepticum genomic segment:
- a CDS encoding carboxypeptidase/penicillin-binding protein 1A — translation MKFVKYLFILAVSCILLGAASIYGLYRYIEPQLPDVTTLKDVRLQTPMQVYSADGELIAQFGEKRRIPLKLDQVPPELVHAFIATEDSRFYDHHGVDPVGIIRAASIALTSGHASQGASTITQQLARNFFLSPERTLTRKIKEVFLAIRIEQLLTKDEILELYLNKIYLGYRAYGVGAAAQVYFGRPVDQLTLSEMAMIAGLPKAPSTFNPLYSYDRAVARRNVVLARMKDENYITQSQYDAARNEKLVANYHAPEISFSAPYVAEMARQEMVKRYGEDAYNDGYKVHTTVTKKLQTAAQDALRNNILAYDMRHGYRGPSKVLWKVGEGVWDQAKMMAALKALPVYGPLYPAIVTSTTADNAIAILSDGSNIALPMAGMRWARAYRSDTQQGPMPKRVTDVVQAGQQVWVRKVNDDWWLAQVPDVNSAIVSLNPKNGAIEALVGGFDFNQSKFNRATQALRQIGSNIKPFLYTAAMDKGLTLATILNDVPITRWDAGAGSDWRPKNSPATYDGPIRLRQGLGQSKNVVMVRAMRAMGVDYAAEYLQRFGFPAQNIVHTESLALGAASFTPLQVVRGYAVMANGGYLVDPYLISKIENEVSGTVFTATPKVVCDTCNLPLVYGDTPRSPVLATTNVEDVATSNEAPPLGLPQPELEPVTPEAAQQSAAQPYAPHVINTPLSFLIKDALNSNVFGEPGWMGTGWRAGRDLKRRDIGGKTGTTNSSKDAWFSGYGPNLVTSVWIGFDDHRRDLGASSASGAIKDQISGYEGGAKSAQPAWDDFMKAALDGVPEQPLTPPPGVVSVVIDRSSGKLSNGGGNSRSEYFIDGTQPKEYEVHEVGTTLMDNGQSEELF, via the coding sequence GTGAAGTTCGTAAAGTATCTATTCATCCTTGCAGTCTCTTGCATTCTGCTGGGAGCTGCCTCGATATATGGTTTGTACCGTTATATCGAACCCCAACTGCCCGATGTCACTACGCTGAAAGACGTTCGGCTGCAAACGCCTATGCAGGTCTACAGCGCCGATGGCGAGCTGATCGCGCAGTTTGGTGAAAAACGCCGTATCCCACTCAAACTGGACCAAGTTCCACCTGAGTTGGTACATGCCTTTATCGCGACCGAAGATAGCCGTTTCTATGATCACCACGGTGTCGATCCCGTCGGGATTATCCGCGCCGCGTCTATCGCGCTCACGTCTGGTCACGCCTCTCAAGGGGCGAGTACTATTACGCAACAGCTTGCCAGGAACTTCTTCCTGAGCCCGGAACGCACCCTGACTCGTAAGATTAAGGAAGTGTTTTTAGCTATCCGTATTGAGCAGTTGCTGACCAAGGATGAAATCCTTGAGCTTTATCTGAACAAGATTTACCTCGGCTATCGCGCCTATGGTGTTGGCGCGGCGGCACAGGTTTACTTTGGCCGCCCTGTTGACCAGTTAACGCTGAGCGAAATGGCGATGATCGCTGGTCTGCCAAAAGCTCCCTCGACGTTCAACCCGCTCTATTCCTACGATCGTGCCGTTGCCCGCCGCAACGTAGTACTTGCGCGTATGAAGGATGAAAACTACATCACGCAGTCGCAATACGATGCGGCACGTAACGAAAAGCTGGTCGCGAATTACCACGCCCCTGAAATTTCGTTCTCCGCGCCGTATGTCGCAGAAATGGCACGGCAGGAGATGGTCAAACGCTACGGCGAAGATGCTTATAACGACGGTTATAAGGTCCACACGACTGTCACCAAAAAATTGCAAACCGCCGCGCAGGATGCATTGCGTAATAACATTCTCGCCTATGACATGCGCCACGGTTATCGCGGCCCGAGCAAAGTGCTGTGGAAAGTGGGCGAAGGTGTATGGGATCAGGCGAAGATGATGGCTGCCCTGAAAGCGCTGCCAGTCTACGGTCCGCTTTATCCGGCCATCGTCACCAGCACAACGGCAGACAACGCGATTGCGATCCTGTCTGATGGCAGCAACATTGCCCTGCCGATGGCGGGCATGCGCTGGGCGCGCGCATACCGTTCTGATACGCAACAAGGGCCAATGCCGAAGCGCGTAACGGACGTTGTACAAGCAGGCCAACAGGTTTGGGTACGCAAAGTGAACGATGACTGGTGGCTGGCACAGGTGCCGGACGTCAACTCGGCCATTGTCTCGCTCAATCCGAAAAATGGTGCAATAGAGGCACTGGTTGGCGGCTTTGACTTTAACCAAAGCAAATTCAACCGCGCGACACAGGCACTGCGTCAGATTGGTTCCAACATCAAACCTTTCCTGTACACCGCGGCGATGGACAAAGGCTTAACACTGGCAACGATTCTGAACGACGTACCGATCACCCGTTGGGATGCCGGTGCAGGATCTGATTGGCGGCCGAAAAACTCCCCAGCAACCTATGACGGTCCGATCCGTTTGCGTCAGGGACTGGGTCAATCCAAAAACGTGGTGATGGTACGTGCCATGCGTGCGATGGGCGTCGATTATGCGGCGGAGTACCTGCAACGCTTCGGTTTCCCGGCGCAGAATATCGTTCATACCGAATCGCTGGCGCTGGGTGCCGCCTCGTTTACGCCGCTACAGGTCGTACGTGGTTATGCCGTCATGGCAAACGGCGGCTATCTGGTCGATCCCTATCTGATTAGCAAGATAGAGAACGAAGTAAGTGGTACGGTCTTTACCGCGACACCAAAAGTGGTCTGCGATACCTGTAATCTACCGCTGGTCTACGGTGATACGCCACGCTCACCAGTGTTAGCAACCACTAACGTTGAAGATGTTGCCACGTCAAACGAAGCACCGCCACTAGGCCTGCCGCAGCCAGAGCTGGAGCCTGTTACACCAGAGGCCGCACAGCAAAGCGCAGCACAGCCTTATGCACCGCACGTGATCAACACGCCGCTGTCTTTCCTGATTAAAGATGCACTGAACAGTAACGTCTTTGGTGAACCAGGTTGGATGGGAACAGGCTGGCGTGCGGGTCGTGATTTGAAACGTCGTGACATCGGCGGTAAAACCGGTACAACAAACAGTTCTAAAGACGCTTGGTTCTCTGGCTATGGCCCGAATCTGGTGACTTCAGTCTGGATCGGCTTCGACGATCACCGCCGCGATCTCGGTGCTAGCAGTGCATCTGGCGCCATCAAAGATCAGATCTCCGGTTATGAAGGCGGTGCGAAATCGGCGCAGCCAGCGTGGGATGATTTCATGAAAGCCGCGCTGGATGGCGTGCCAGAGCAGCCGCTAACGCCGCCACCCGGCGTCGTCAGCGTGGTCATTGACCGTAGCAGCGGCAAGCTGTCCAACGGTGGCGGGAACAGCCGTTCCGAATACTTCATTGACGGTACCCAGCCGAAAGAATATGAAGTGCATGAAGTCGGCACCACGCTGATGGATAACGGACAAAGCGAAGAGCTATTTTAG
- the nudE gene encoding ADP compounds hydrolase NudE, with protein sequence MSHNLQKPKILKVETIARSRLFNVESVDLEFSNGVRRVYERMRSSGRQAVMIVPIIDDELLLIREYAVGIEEYELGFPKGLIDPGETVFEAANRELMEEVGFGAEKLELLTTLTMAPSYFSSQMNIVVARGLYPQSLEGDEPEPLPQVRWPVDNMMSLLQEPDFREARNVSALFLVHDWLRRTPR encoded by the coding sequence ATGAGTCATAACCTGCAAAAACCTAAAATCCTCAAGGTGGAAACGATAGCGCGCTCGCGCTTGTTTAACGTGGAATCCGTCGATCTTGAATTTAGCAATGGGGTACGCCGGGTTTATGAGCGGATGCGTTCAAGCGGTCGGCAGGCGGTGATGATCGTCCCGATCATTGATGATGAACTGTTGTTGATCCGCGAATACGCCGTCGGCATTGAAGAGTACGAACTGGGGTTTCCCAAAGGACTGATCGACCCCGGTGAAACGGTCTTTGAAGCCGCTAACCGCGAACTGATGGAAGAGGTCGGTTTTGGCGCGGAAAAGCTGGAATTGCTAACGACGTTAACCATGGCGCCTTCCTATTTTTCCAGCCAGATGAATATTGTTGTAGCGCGCGGGCTGTACCCGCAGAGCCTAGAAGGTGATGAGCCGGAGCCCCTGCCGCAAGTCCGCTGGCCAGTAGATAACATGATGTCGCTGCTGCAAGAGCCTGATTTCCGTGAAGCACGTAATGTCAGTGCGCTGTTTCTGGTTCACGACTGGCTGCGTCGCACACCCCGCTAA
- a CDS encoding intracellular growth attenuator family protein, whose protein sequence is MSTIFTLLAILLACLIVIGGLVGYRMRRRFLSAPPLPVSQSLPRRLTEDERIAVERYLAQENSQQTTPLDTPNTQPKLPRSLQSNRVYPITHTITRYGLSTDVQNKWRYYIDTQEIHLPPSWEQFITENNTVELIKTRSIPLVISLNGHSLTECIDDRPLAPLPAEIPVPNASIHQEGSEHAELVTIRKETREEHAMHHSRGLKETAVLCLSFLLLFISLNSPIALLPWLIGTASLLAGWSLWQLFRSPSAQELRDVHCLHGTPQGLGLFGESNQGPLGNISLGNIDLIYPPHWQPYITQDLGLKTDVDIYLNRQVIRQGEHLSLHDEVKNFPLQRWGRNLLLAAGSLLSLILLVTNVQLELPLKLSLAWLQGAQRIEVTQVSDLEKAQLRIGDTLAVRSSGMCYVPAGIHPVSAPSSYAFSPFDCSAIYWNKAAPLPLPESETIEKASALLKSVNSQLHPQADKEGQVNSQLASTIQKSGLILMKNFAEVVLRTQDLCKQENDCSRLKNALVNLSDVKNWSTLVKDADSGKLKGMNVVLPAVSAETLESLVNSSTDQFFYQEINNAAESLNSPPPGGFLIRSDEGRQFVNHPLPPIPLNEYRPSDQWQELQRLSAMLLHTPFNAAGVITQLNTDANGTQHISLHSEPDVITVWRYLGSCLLLLLFSATFIINAVLTGIKMRKSQKRVTDIQRYYASRFNMMTNSLPDNRPLLPR, encoded by the coding sequence ATGAGCACAATATTTACCCTATTGGCGATATTGCTTGCCTGTCTGATCGTTATCGGAGGTCTTGTCGGCTACCGTATGCGACGCCGTTTCCTGTCCGCTCCCCCATTACCCGTTTCGCAATCGCTTCCCCGTCGGTTAACTGAAGATGAACGGATCGCCGTTGAACGTTATCTGGCTCAGGAAAACAGTCAGCAAACCACGCCGCTTGATACCCCCAATACACAACCAAAGCTGCCGCGTTCCCTGCAGAGTAATCGGGTTTATCCCATCACCCATACGATTACACGTTACGGCCTGAGCACCGATGTTCAGAATAAGTGGCGCTACTATATTGATACACAAGAAATCCATCTACCCCCTAGTTGGGAACAGTTCATTACCGAAAACAACACCGTCGAACTGATTAAGACACGCTCGATCCCGCTGGTTATTTCGCTGAACGGACACTCGCTAACCGAATGCATTGACGATCGCCCGCTGGCTCCGTTGCCAGCTGAAATCCCCGTGCCAAATGCCTCTATCCATCAGGAAGGCAGTGAACATGCGGAACTGGTCACCATTCGCAAAGAAACGCGTGAAGAGCACGCCATGCACCACTCCAGAGGGTTGAAAGAAACGGCCGTGCTCTGTCTGTCTTTTCTGCTCCTGTTCATCAGCCTGAATAGCCCTATCGCCCTGCTCCCCTGGCTGATCGGCACCGCATCATTGTTAGCAGGCTGGAGTCTGTGGCAGCTTTTCCGGTCACCATCGGCCCAGGAACTACGGGATGTACATTGCCTCCACGGCACGCCGCAAGGTTTGGGGCTGTTTGGCGAATCCAATCAGGGGCCGCTCGGCAATATCTCGCTCGGCAACATCGATCTGATTTACCCGCCCCACTGGCAACCCTATATCACGCAGGATCTGGGGCTAAAAACGGACGTAGATATCTATCTCAACCGTCAGGTGATCCGTCAGGGAGAACACCTTTCACTGCATGATGAAGTGAAAAATTTCCCGCTACAGCGCTGGGGCAGGAATCTGCTTCTGGCCGCGGGTTCGCTGCTCAGCCTGATTTTGTTAGTCACTAACGTGCAGCTTGAACTGCCGTTAAAACTCAGCTTAGCCTGGCTTCAAGGCGCACAGCGAATTGAGGTGACGCAGGTCAGCGATCTGGAAAAAGCCCAGCTCCGCATTGGTGACACGCTAGCGGTTCGCAGTAGTGGTATGTGCTATGTGCCCGCAGGGATTCATCCCGTCTCAGCACCGTCGTCCTATGCGTTCAGCCCTTTTGACTGCTCCGCCATTTACTGGAACAAAGCCGCGCCGTTGCCATTACCGGAATCTGAGACCATTGAAAAAGCCTCCGCTTTGCTTAAATCAGTCAACAGTCAGCTCCATCCGCAGGCGGACAAAGAAGGTCAGGTCAATTCTCAATTAGCGTCCACGATCCAGAAATCAGGGCTGATTTTGATGAAGAACTTCGCTGAAGTCGTTCTGAGAACGCAAGATTTGTGTAAACAGGAAAACGATTGCTCCCGCCTAAAAAATGCGCTGGTGAATCTGAGCGACGTCAAAAACTGGAGTACGCTGGTAAAAGATGCCGATTCCGGCAAACTAAAAGGCATGAATGTCGTGCTGCCTGCCGTCAGCGCAGAAACGCTGGAGTCATTGGTCAACAGTTCCACCGATCAATTCTTCTATCAGGAAATCAATAACGCGGCAGAGTCACTGAACAGCCCACCGCCCGGCGGGTTCCTGATTCGCAGCGACGAAGGTCGGCAGTTCGTTAACCATCCGCTCCCGCCGATACCGCTCAATGAATATCGTCCATCGGATCAGTGGCAGGAGCTCCAGCGGCTTTCAGCCATGCTGTTGCATACGCCGTTTAATGCTGCGGGCGTCATCACTCAGCTCAATACCGATGCTAACGGAACGCAGCACATCAGCCTGCACAGCGAACCCGATGTCATTACCGTCTGGCGCTACCTCGGCAGTTGCCTGCTGCTGCTGCTCTTTTCCGCGACGTTTATCATTAATGCGGTTCTGACTGGCATTAAAATGCGTAAAAGCCAGAAACGGGTTACCGACATTCAGCGTTATTACGCCTCACGTTTCAACATGATGACGAATTCGCTCCCGGATAATCGCCCTCTGCTTCCCCGCTAA
- a CDS encoding GMP/IMP nucleotidase — protein sequence MNPHVNWHDIDTVILDMDGTLLDLAFDSYFWLQLVPQSLSEKRHISLEQAHQLIKHEYKAVQHTLNWYCFDYWSERLDLDIYQMTTDIGTRARLRDDTTPFLAALREYGKETILLTNAHPHSLAVKIEHTGLDQHLDLLLSTHTYGYPKENQRLWQAVQQQTGFNPARTLFVDDSEPILDAAKTFGIHYCLGVRNPDSGQQEKAFLQHPSMNDYLALLPALRHSVNVG from the coding sequence ATGAATCCCCACGTTAACTGGCACGACATCGATACCGTGATACTGGATATGGATGGCACGCTGCTCGATCTGGCGTTTGACAGCTATTTCTGGCTTCAACTGGTGCCGCAGTCGCTCAGTGAAAAACGCCATATTAGCCTTGAGCAGGCACATCAGCTTATCAAGCATGAGTATAAGGCCGTTCAACACACGCTAAATTGGTATTGCTTCGATTACTGGTCAGAACGTCTCGATCTGGATATCTATCAAATGACGACAGATATCGGCACGCGAGCCCGATTGCGCGATGACACTACGCCGTTTTTAGCGGCGCTGCGCGAGTACGGCAAGGAGACAATTCTGCTAACCAATGCCCATCCACACAGTCTGGCGGTGAAAATCGAGCACACGGGGCTGGATCAGCACCTTGATTTATTGCTTTCCACCCATACTTATGGGTATCCGAAAGAGAATCAGCGTCTGTGGCAGGCGGTACAGCAGCAAACAGGCTTCAACCCCGCCAGAACGCTCTTCGTGGATGACAGCGAGCCAATTCTGGATGCTGCGAAAACGTTCGGTATCCATTACTGTCTGGGCGTGCGTAATCCAGATTCCGGCCAACAGGAAAAGGCATTCCTGCAACATCCGTCAATGAACGACTATCTTGCATTGCTACCAGCCCTGCGTCACTCCGTTAACGTAGGGTAA
- the hslR gene encoding ribosome-associated heat shock protein Hsp15, with amino-acid sequence MAKVTEQADDAVRLDKWLWAARFYKTRAMAREMIDGGKVHYNGQRGKPSKQVELNAEIKLRQGNDERTVIIVAVSGQRRSATEAQALYQETAASIEKREKVAQARKMNALTMPHPDRRPDKKERRDLIKFKYSDQD; translated from the coding sequence ATGGCGAAAGTTACCGAGCAGGCTGACGACGCCGTTCGTCTGGACAAATGGCTCTGGGCCGCCCGTTTCTATAAAACCCGAGCGATGGCCCGCGAGATGATCGACGGCGGCAAAGTGCACTATAACGGGCAACGCGGTAAACCGAGCAAACAGGTCGAACTGAATGCCGAGATTAAACTGCGTCAGGGAAATGACGAACGCACGGTGATCATTGTGGCTGTCAGCGGCCAGCGTAGAAGTGCGACAGAGGCGCAGGCGCTGTATCAGGAAACGGCTGCAAGCATTGAGAAACGAGAAAAGGTGGCGCAGGCGCGGAAAATGAATGCGCTGACGATGCCACACCCCGATCGCCGCCCAGATAAAAAAGAGCGACGCGATCTGATTAAATTTAAATACAGCGATCAAGACTAA
- the hslO gene encoding Hsp33 family molecular chaperone HslO, producing the protein MAHDQLHRYLFENYAVRGELVTVNETYQRILTNHDYPAAVQTLLGEMLVATSLLTATLKFSGDITVQLQGDGPLKLAVINGNHLQQMRGVARLQGDIAPGSSLKEMVGNGYLVITITPTDGERYQGVVGLEGETVAECLESYFQQSEQLPTRLFIRTGQHEGNPVAAGMLLQVLPAQDAERNDFDHLAQLTATVKAEELFTLPANEVLYRLYHQEEVTVYEPQDVEFQCHCSRDRCANALMTLSDQEINEMIEQDGEIDMHCDYCGTHYLFNSLDIRAIRHDSSGNLLH; encoded by the coding sequence ATGGCTCACGACCAACTACATCGTTATCTGTTTGAAAATTATGCCGTCCGTGGCGAATTGGTGACAGTTAACGAAACGTATCAACGTATTTTGACCAACCACGACTATCCGGCTGCGGTACAAACACTGCTGGGCGAAATGCTGGTTGCCACCAGTCTACTGACGGCAACGCTGAAATTCAGCGGCGATATTACCGTTCAACTTCAGGGTGATGGCCCGCTGAAGCTGGCAGTCATCAACGGCAACCACCTGCAGCAGATGCGCGGCGTTGCCCGTCTGCAAGGCGATATCGCACCGGGGAGTTCGCTGAAAGAAATGGTCGGCAATGGCTATCTGGTCATTACGATTACGCCGACCGACGGCGAACGTTATCAAGGCGTCGTTGGCTTAGAAGGTGAAACCGTTGCTGAATGTCTGGAAAGCTATTTCCAGCAATCCGAACAGTTGCCTACGCGGCTGTTTATCCGTACCGGACAGCACGAAGGCAATCCGGTCGCCGCTGGCATGCTGCTACAGGTACTGCCTGCGCAGGATGCCGAGCGTAACGATTTTGATCATCTGGCCCAGCTCACCGCGACGGTCAAAGCTGAGGAGTTGTTTACCCTGCCAGCCAACGAGGTGCTGTACCGCCTTTACCATCAGGAAGAGGTAACCGTGTATGAGCCGCAGGATGTCGAGTTCCAGTGTCACTGTTCGCGCGATCGCTGCGCTAATGCATTAATGACGCTGTCCGATCAGGAAATCAATGAGATGATCGAGCAGGACGGTGAAATCGATATGCACTGTGATTATTGTGGCACACACTACCTGTTTAACTCACTGGACATCCGTGCGATTCGGCACGATTCATCAGGAAACCTGTTGCATTAA
- the pckA gene encoding phosphoenolpyruvate carboxykinase (ATP), giving the protein MQINGITPQALAAYGIHDVRDIVYNPSYELLFKEERSPTLQGYERGIETQLGAVAVDTGIFTGRSPKDKYIVRDDVTRDTVWWSDQGKGKNDNHPLSQETWTHLKELVTTQLSGKRLFIIDAFCGANPDSRLSVRFVTEVAWQAHFVKNMFIRPSDEELEGFEPDFIVMNGAKCTNPNWQEQGLNSENFVAFNLTERIQLIGGTWYGGEMKKGMFSIMNYLLPLKGIASMHCSANVGEKGDVAVFFGLSGTGKTTLSTDPKRQLIGDDEHGWDDDGVFNFEGGCYAKTIKLSKEAEPDIFGAIKRDALLENVTVLADGAVDFNDGSKTENTRVSYPIYHIHNIVKPVSKAGHATKVIFLTADAFGVLPPVSRLTSDQTQYHFLSGFTAKLAGTERGVTEPTPTFSACFGAAFLMLHPTQYAEVLVKRMKASGAQAYLVNTGWNGSGKRISIKDTRGIIDAILNGSIDDAEMQTLPVFDLAIPTSLPGVNPDILDPRDTYASIEQWQEKADDLAQRFITNFDKYTDAPAGAALVKAGPKR; this is encoded by the coding sequence ATGCAGATCAACGGTATTACCCCGCAAGCCCTAGCTGCTTATGGAATCCATGATGTCCGCGATATTGTCTACAATCCCAGCTATGAACTGCTTTTTAAAGAAGAACGTTCCCCTACCCTACAAGGCTATGAACGCGGCATCGAAACCCAACTGGGTGCAGTAGCCGTCGATACTGGCATCTTTACCGGCCGTTCCCCGAAAGACAAATACATCGTGCGCGATGACGTTACCCGCGACACCGTGTGGTGGTCCGATCAAGGCAAAGGTAAGAATGATAACCACCCATTGAGTCAGGAAACCTGGACGCACCTGAAAGAACTCGTCACCACGCAACTGTCCGGCAAGCGGTTGTTCATCATCGATGCTTTCTGTGGCGCCAATCCAGACAGCCGCCTCAGCGTGCGTTTCGTGACGGAAGTAGCCTGGCAGGCGCATTTCGTCAAAAACATGTTTATCCGTCCGAGCGATGAAGAACTGGAAGGTTTTGAACCGGATTTCATCGTGATGAACGGTGCAAAATGCACTAATCCGAACTGGCAGGAACAGGGGCTAAACTCTGAGAACTTTGTCGCGTTCAACCTGACGGAACGCATCCAGCTGATTGGCGGCACCTGGTACGGTGGCGAAATGAAGAAAGGGATGTTCTCCATCATGAACTACCTGCTGCCGTTAAAAGGCATCGCCTCGATGCACTGCTCGGCAAACGTCGGCGAAAAAGGCGATGTGGCGGTCTTCTTCGGCCTGTCCGGTACGGGTAAAACCACGCTCTCTACCGATCCGAAACGCCAATTGATTGGCGATGACGAACACGGCTGGGACGACGATGGCGTCTTCAACTTTGAAGGCGGCTGCTACGCCAAAACCATCAAGCTGTCCAAAGAAGCAGAGCCGGATATCTTCGGTGCCATCAAACGCGATGCGCTGCTGGAAAACGTCACCGTGCTGGCAGACGGCGCAGTGGACTTCAACGACGGTTCCAAAACGGAGAATACCCGCGTCTCTTACCCGATCTACCATATCCACAATATTGTTAAACCGGTCTCCAAAGCAGGTCACGCGACCAAAGTGATCTTCCTGACGGCGGACGCGTTCGGCGTGTTGCCACCTGTTTCTCGCCTGACATCCGATCAGACGCAGTATCACTTCCTGTCCGGCTTTACCGCCAAACTGGCGGGAACTGAGCGCGGCGTGACGGAGCCGACACCAACCTTCTCCGCCTGCTTTGGCGCGGCATTCCTAATGCTGCACCCAACGCAGTACGCTGAAGTGCTGGTGAAACGAATGAAAGCATCAGGCGCGCAGGCCTATCTGGTGAATACCGGCTGGAACGGCAGCGGCAAACGTATCTCAATCAAGGATACGCGAGGGATTATTGACGCCATTCTGAATGGCAGCATTGATGATGCAGAAATGCAGACACTGCCGGTCTTCGATTTGGCGATCCCGACCTCGCTGCCCGGCGTCAATCCTGACATTCTCGATCCACGTGATACCTACGCGAGCATCGAACAGTGGCAGGAAAAAGCGGACGATCTGGCCCAACGCTTTATCACCAACTTCGATAAATACACCGATGCACCAGCAGGTGCCGCGCTGGTGAAAGCAGGACCGAAGCGGTAA
- the envZ gene encoding two-component system sensor histidine kinase EnvZ: protein MMQWRFSPRSSFARTLLLIVTLLFVSLVTTYLVVLNFAILPSLQQFNKVLAYEVRMLMTDSLQLEDGSTLEVPPAFRREIYRELGISLYTNAAAEESGLRWAQHYKFLSDQMAQQLGGPTDVRVEVSKNTPVVWLKTWLSPDIWVRVPLTEIHQGDFSPLFRYTLAIMLLVIGGAWLFIRVQNRPLVELEHAALQVGKGIIPPPLREYGASEVRSVTRAFNQMASGVKLLADDRTLLMAGVSHDLRTPLTRIRLATEMMGKEDDYLAESINKDIEECNAIIEQFLDYLRTGQEMQTEVADLNAIMGEVVASESGYERQIDSEFATGELLVRISSLSIKRAALNLVVNATRYGNGWIKVSTGRELQRIWFQVEDDGEGIAADQLQHLFQPFVRGDSARTTSGTGLGLAIVQRIIDAHNGVLDVGTSERGGLCVRAYLPLLSEASVADNGAVKES from the coding sequence ATGATGCAATGGCGCTTTTCTCCGCGCAGCTCATTTGCACGGACGTTGCTGCTGATTGTCACGTTATTGTTTGTCAGTTTGGTCACCACCTATCTGGTGGTGCTCAACTTCGCTATTTTGCCGAGTTTGCAGCAATTCAATAAAGTGCTGGCATACGAAGTAAGAATGCTGATGACGGACAGTCTGCAACTGGAAGATGGCTCCACGCTTGAGGTGCCACCTGCGTTCCGGCGTGAGATTTACCGCGAATTGGGTATATCGCTATACACCAATGCAGCGGCGGAGGAAAGCGGCCTACGTTGGGCGCAGCACTACAAGTTTCTGAGTGACCAGATGGCGCAACAGCTGGGCGGCCCAACGGATGTGCGGGTTGAAGTCAGCAAAAATACGCCGGTGGTGTGGCTGAAAACCTGGTTGTCACCCGATATCTGGGTGCGCGTTCCTCTCACTGAAATTCATCAGGGCGATTTCTCGCCGCTCTTCCGTTATACGCTAGCGATTATGTTGCTGGTGATCGGCGGTGCTTGGCTATTTATTCGGGTGCAAAACCGGCCGTTGGTTGAGCTGGAGCATGCGGCTTTGCAGGTCGGTAAGGGCATTATTCCGCCGCCGCTGCGGGAATATGGCGCTTCTGAAGTCCGTTCCGTGACTCGCGCCTTTAACCAGATGGCCTCTGGCGTGAAACTGCTGGCCGATGACCGTACGCTGCTGATGGCGGGCGTGAGTCATGACCTGCGTACGCCGCTGACGCGTATTCGTCTGGCGACCGAAATGATGGGCAAGGAAGATGACTATCTTGCGGAGTCGATCAATAAGGACATTGAAGAGTGTAATGCGATTATTGAGCAGTTCCTCGACTACCTGCGTACCGGTCAGGAAATGCAGACGGAAGTGGCTGACCTCAACGCGATTATGGGTGAAGTAGTGGCGTCGGAGAGCGGCTATGAGCGTCAGATTGACAGTGAGTTTGCTACCGGTGAACTGCTGGTGCGCATCAGCTCACTTTCGATAAAACGTGCGGCGCTAAATCTGGTTGTCAATGCGACGCGTTACGGTAACGGCTGGATCAAAGTCAGTACCGGACGTGAGCTACAGCGCATCTGGTTCCAGGTAGAAGATGACGGGGAAGGCATCGCAGCCGATCAATTACAGCACTTGTTCCAGCCATTTGTTCGCGGCGACAGCGCACGAACCACCAGCGGAACAGGGCTGGGTTTGGCGATTGTGCAGCGTATTATCGATGCACATAATGGTGTGTTGGATGTCGGTACGAGCGAACGCGGTGGGCTCTGTGTCCGCGCGTATTTGCCGCTGCTATCGGAAGCCTCGGTAGCGGATAACGGTGCCGTAAAAGAGTCATAA